A genomic window from Cucumis melo cultivar AY chromosome 8, USDA_Cmelo_AY_1.0, whole genome shotgun sequence includes:
- the LOC103502173 gene encoding uncharacterized protein LOC103502173: MSGAQGAQPKESFTATTYESVSGGENRTRTDIRSREDAGMIQIDKLQDKVEDAAGKGGPVFGAGKEDKKQDLGVTGTG; the protein is encoded by the coding sequence atgtcaGGAGCTCAGGGCGCCCAGCCGAAGGAATCGTTCACGGCCACCACTTACGAGTCGGTGTCCGGTGGAGAGAACCGCACGAGAACCGATATCCGTTCCCGGGAGGACGCGGGAATGATTCAGATCGATAAACTTCAGGATAAAGTGGAAGACGCCGCAGGGAAAGGGGGTCCGGTGTTCGGTGCTGGGAAAGAAGACAAAAAGCAAGACCTTGGAGTTACGGGCACTGGATAA
- the LOC103502174 gene encoding CASP-like protein 4B1, with product MSNDVPAESTTSVPSTPNVETPPIQIESTTATVKKMKRENMLKILSLSLRWLSFVFSFVAFVVMASNRHGERFNFEDFEEYSYLLAIAIISVVYTAYQGIREVIQFVTKKDTFPQPAFVIIDFVADQVLAYLLISAASAAVPSTNRGRKTDDLVFTIIKKFFDMAAASISMAFLAFFTSALSLLISGYKLSAHFFR from the exons ATGTCAAATGATGTCCCAGCTGAATCAACCACATCGGTTCCTTCTACTCCCAATGTCGAAACACCCCCTATCCAAATTGAATCTACCACTGCAACAGtaaagaaaatgaagagagaaaacATGTTGAAGATATTGTCTCTAAGTTTGAGATGGTTGAGTTTTGTATTCTCGTTTGTCGCTTTTGTTGTCATGGCCTCCAATCGACATGGAGAGAGGTTTAATTTTGAAGATTTTGAAGAATACAG TTACTTGTTGGCAATTGCAATTATCTCCGTTGTATACACAGCCTACCAAGGAATTCGAGAAGTCATTCAATTTGTTACTAAAAAAGATACGTTCCCTCAACCAGCTTTTGTCATCATTGACTTTGTTGCAGATCAG GTTTTGGCATATTTATTGATATCTGCAGCATCAGCAGCAGTTCCATCGACAAATAGAGGAAGAAAAACAGATGATTTGGTGTTCACAATTATAAAGAAGTTTTTTGATATGGCAGCTGCTTCCATTAGCATGGCTTTCTTGGCCTTCTTTACCTCTGCACTTTCTCTCCTCATTTCTGGATACAAACTTTCTGCTCACTTTTTTCGCTAA